A window from Balearica regulorum gibbericeps isolate bBalReg1 chromosome 1, bBalReg1.pri, whole genome shotgun sequence encodes these proteins:
- the EMP1 gene encoding epithelial membrane protein 1 encodes MLVLLAGIFVVHIATVIMLFVSTIANVWMVGSSSFGTASSGLWLLCNKTCERLPVSSSDEASLKAVQAFMILSIIFSVIALVMFIVQLFTLEKGKRFYITGAIMLVCWMCILIGVSIYTARFTGKVPLSTSSHHGYCFILAWICFCFSFIIGILYLVLRKK; translated from the exons ATGTTGGTGCTACTGGCTGGTATCTTTGTGGTTCACATCGCCACTGTCATCATGCTCTTCGTCTCCACCATTGCAAAC GTGTGGATGGTGGGTTCTTCCAGCTTTGGAACGGCCTCATCAGGACTCTGGCTACTGTGCAACAAGACCTGTGAGCGGCTGCCAGTCAGCAGTAGTGATGAGG CTTCCCTGAAAGCCGTGCAAGCCTTTATGATCCTCTCAATCATTTTCTCCGTCATCGCGCTTGTCATGTTCATTGTCCAGCTGTTCACCCTGGAGAAAGGCAAACGTTTCTACATCACTGGAGCCATCATGCTGGTTTGCT GGATGTGCATTCTGATTGGAGTCTCCATTTACACAGCTCGGTTCACAGGCAAGGTGCCCCTGTCCACAAGTTCTCACCACGGCTACTGCTTCATATTGGCCTGGATCTGCTTTTGCTTCAGCTTCATCATCGGCATCCTCTACCTTgttcttaggaaaaaataa